The Candidatus Mycosynbacter amalyticus genome contains the following window.
AAATTCCATCGTGTGCTCGTCTGGTCGAATATATTTACTCGTCTCGTCGATACGACCCTTCAGATCGCTGCGTACTTTTGCCAGCAGCGCTTCCCGCTCGGCTTTAGTCTTGCTGGCCACCATACGGTTATAATTCTCGAGGCTAAACTTACTATCTACCGGTAGTATCTTGTCACCTTCGAGCCGCACCACTGCGTCGGCTATCTCGCCGTCTTGAAACTTATACTGCATCGTAAACTGTTTTGGCGGCAGAACGTTTTCGAGCACGCTTTCTAGATAATATTCACCGAACACACCTCGCTGCTTAGGATTCGACAAAACATTTTGAAGCGTCTTGAGCTCGTCTGCCACGTCCACTACACGCTTATTTGTTTCATCGATTTTTGCGAGACGCGTACTCACGTCTCCAATCAATTTTGCGCTTTCGGTCAATTGACGCTGCATCGATTGCTGCATGCGCAGTGTACCGTGATCGAGTTTGTCACCCACGTGCTGCTGCATGGCTGCCAGTGAACGGTTAAGTTCAACAATATCTGTTTTAAGAAGCGAAGTCGTATCGTGTTGTTCAAGTCGCTGAATTTTTTGCATGAGCACATAGATTGTGACAGCAAATCCAACTACAAGGCACACAACAAGTACCGTAAGTATAAGCATATCCATGTTTCTAGTATAACACTAGAGCGCCATCGGAATGAGGCGAGTCGCCAGGGCTACTAGCGCAAAGACAATCAACACGACGACTGCGTGACGAATGCGCGCCACCCAGGCATAGAGGCTGTAGAGCAGGGCATAGAGTAGCGCGCTCCAGAGCACCTGCTCCACCATGCTGAGATTTTGTAGCCAAGCCGCCATACCCCAGAGGCTTATGGCGCCGCCAAGTACAATCAGCAGTGGTCGGAAGACGCTGAGACGCACCAGCGCTACTACGCCGATAATCGCCACGATAACTGCTGCGATATTACCTGCATACGTCGTGACATTGACGCAGGCAGCAGCCGACGGATCACCACAAAACAGCGCACGCAGTACAAATCGTTCCAACAGGACTGTGAGCCCCCAAGTCAAAACACCGAGCACTAGGCCGGTGACAGCAACTTTGATACTCAGGCGTCCATCTTGTTCGATGATTGCAGGTTTTGCTTCTGTG
Protein-coding sequences here:
- a CDS encoding DNA recombination protein RmuC, which produces MDMLILTVLVVCLVVGFAVTIYVLMQKIQRLEQHDTTSLLKTDIVELNRSLAAMQQHVGDKLDHGTLRMQQSMQRQLTESAKLIGDVSTRLAKIDETNKRVVDVADELKTLQNVLSNPKQRGVFGEYYLESVLENVLPPKQFTMQYKFQDGEIADAVVRLEGDKILPVDSKFSLENYNRMVASKTKAEREALLAKVRSDLKGRIDETSKYIRPDEHTMEFAFMFIPSESLYYDLLIGDVGTGASARDLVEYAVRDKKVIIVSPTSFMAYLQTVLQGLRSLQIEQQAKEIQVRVGQLGRHIAVYEQLMQKLGASLGTTVNHYNNAHKELKKIDKDVVKIAETEPSVEPILIDKPQRDE